The following nucleotide sequence is from Microbulbifer sp. A4B17.
TCGCAAGGGGCAAGATCGGGCAGGACGATAGTTGAGCTGCTGGCGTCCCGTACACTGGGTAAAATCCGAAAACCATATTCCGCCTGAAGGGCCACCGGATAGGATTCAATTTGGGTAATCCGGCTGTATGGGGGCTTGTCTGAAGACAACTTATCGATAAACTTTTCAATCTCCCGGCTTCTTCCCTGAGCTTCAATTCGCAAGCCACCGCTGTAATTGGCTACCCAGCCTTTTAATTGGAAGCTATCTGCCAGTCGATAGACAAAAGGCCGGAACCCTACCCCTTGAACCAAACCGGCAATTTCAATACGGCGGCGTTCAGTGGCCATCAGTCTCCTCGAACTTTAAGCTCTCCAGGATTACGTCCTGGGCTTCCCTGTGATTGATATCCTTGAGTTCATCAATCTCTAGCTTAATCCCTTCAAGTGAGGTGCCGAGTACCTCCCTGTCAAAATGCTCCCGCAAGTGCTTGGCAGATATATGCGCCAAAGCACCCAGACGCAATCGGACGCCGATCGGCTTGCCCGGCTCATCTGAGGCGAGTTCGTGTATTTTATCGATCAGGTTTTTGATGAGATTCATTTCGTGCATTGCGGTCTCCGCTATTTAGCGACAGGTGCGCGAGTATGACTTGTTCCGCTTGAATTACAGCGCTGGCAACCTTGGGGGATAGACACTCTCCTTTTGCCAGGTTCTCTGAATTGATGGCAAAGATATCCAGGCGTTCAGGCAGGGAACCGATAAGCTTTCCCAGAGACAGCGCTTCGCTCAAGCCAAATCCGTGACTCGATGTATTGCATAGTGATGGTGCAAGCGTGTTTCTCAGGCCATCAATCGCGATGATGTCCCCTACCGGGTGCTGATTACTCACCACAGCATCAACAAGGCAAACCCATCGATTTTTCCAATGCGTCAATAAATGCAGAATATCGCCACCGCTTTCGAGGTATTCCACCGATGCTCCGAGCTTGGGACGCAAACGAGCGACGACATGTGGCCCCACACCATCATCGCTACGCAGGGGATTTCCCAGACTTACCAGTAGCCACGGGTTAGGAACTCTGACCTTGCCCATTATTCAAATGTAGCTGCAGGAAATGTGTTGAGCAGGAAATACAGGGGTCGTAGTTTCTTATTGCCCGTTCACATAATCCTCGTAGCTTGTCCTCTGGAAAGTGCATAAAGCTCGGTAACATCAGGCGGAGGTCGTCCTCTATGGTCTTTTGGTTTTGTGAGGTCGGGGCGACGATTTTTGCCACTGTGATCTTTCCGTTCTTATCGATGTCGTAACGGTGATATAAAAGTCCGCGCGGAGCCTCGGTAGCTGCACAACCACTTGCGGCTTTGGGCTTCGTTGCCAGGTGGGGCTCCTCGGGTTTCTGGTACTTGCCAATAATCCGCAGGGCTTCTTCGAATGCGTGCAAGACCTCGAGGCTCCTGACCAGAATGCTCTGGAAAGGATTTAAACAGGGGGCCGCGACCTTGAGGCTCTCTGCAAGTTGCCGGGCTCTTGGCGACAGCTTGTCTCGATTGAGATTAAAGCGAGCGATGGGACCTACCAGATAGGCTCCCCTATTCTTCAGGGTGCAATGCAGCGCGGTGCTGTGGGCCAGGTGTTCTTCTTCAAAGTAATTCTCGTAGTCGCGGGCAGTAATATCGAGCCCCTTACTGGAAGTGATCCTGCCTTCATTCATTGGGTATTCTGTGGGGTGCTTCAGGGCAACAAATTCGTAGTGATTATCACGGCGCCACTCGTAATTGGGAAAAGGTAAGGTCGACGACCAGATCACCAGTTGCTCGGCGAGATCCCGGGCAGTTTCCAGCTGCTCTGCCAGGGCTGTGAGTTCGCGATTTTCCGGAACTTTGTAGAAACCCCCAACCCTGACATTGATGGGATGTACTTCCCTGCCACCGATCAATCGAACCAGAGCATTCCCCGCCTTTTTGATCTCCAGGGCATTCTTAACCACCTCTGGGTGATCCTTAGCCATTGCAACAGCATTGGGGTAACCGAGAAAGTCCGGTGCGTGGAGCATACTGATATGCAGCATATGGCTCTCGATCCATTCTCCGCAGTAGAGCAATCGGCGCAGCTCCCGCAAGGCACCACTCGGTTTAATCCCCAGTGCATCTTCCATTCCATGGACGGCGCTCATCTGGTAGGCCACCGGGCAGATTCCGCAAATGCGCGCGGTTATATCCGGGGCCTCCAGGTAATCACGCCCCCTGAGAAGTGCTTCAAAGAATCTGGGGGGTTCAAAAATCTTGAGTTGTACCTTCTGTACGCCGCTGTCGTCGTAGTCGATATGGAGGGCCCCCTCCCCTTCGACTCGGGCGAGATAGTCCACTTTAATCGTCTTGCTGTGACCCGCCATATAGACCGCCTTAAAGCCGAGTCAGTGTGTATAAGTGAGTATTCTAAGTGCGTCCATCCCTTTCCCTAACCTCACTTTCTACTTTAAATGCATCTGCTAATGGATTGAAATTTCGAAGGTTTTCTATAGTTAAAGTGTTTTCTACATTCAATTTTTCCAGCCACCAATGGCACAGAGATCCAGTGTTGGAGTTTTCCTTGGGGCCATAGCAAGCGTAGCAACCACGGTTGTAGCTCGGACAGATAGCTCCACATCCAGCGTGGGTAACAGGCCCCATACAGGGGGTGCCGTGGGCAACCCATATGCACACATTGCCCCGCAACTTACATTCCATACAGACCGAGTGATTAGCTACCTGGGGTGGCCTTCTATGCAGGAAGGCGCTGATGACCTCCAGAAGTTGATTCTTGTTGATGGGGCAGCCTTGTAACTCGAAGTCCACCGGAACATGTGCCGAGATCGGAGTGGAGTCCTTTAGCGTGGTAATGTATTCAGGGTGTGCATAAACCGCACGGGTGAACTCTTCTACATCGGCAAAATTTCGCAGAGCCTGTATGCCGCCAGCAGTAGCGCAGGCCCCGATACAGATAAGAACCCGGGATTGACGCCTGACCTCCAGAATCCTCTCTTTATCTGCCGGGGTAGTAATGGAACCCTCAACCAGGGAGATATCAAAAGGCCCCTCTTGAATTTCACTGGATGCCTCCATGAAGTAAGCAATATCCAATTGGTCCGCGAGAGAGAGAAGCTCATCTTCACAATCCAACAAACTCAGCTGGCATCCATCACAGGAAGTGAACTTCCAAACAGCCAGTTTGGGGAGAGATTTACTAGAGGCTACAGGCTGTTGATTTGGAACCACTGGCGAACATTCCGGTAGCAGAATACGGGACCGTCCTTACAAACAAAGTTAGGCCCCCATTGGCAGTGGCCGCACAAGCCGATAGCACACTTCATATTTCGCTCCATCGACAGGTAGATATTGGACTCGGCAACGCCCTTATGTCGAAGCACTTGAATACAAAATCGCATCATAATTTCCGGACCGCACAAAAATATCAGGGCATTACCTGTATCCAGTGTAGATATACGCAGGGGATCGGTAATTACACCAACATGACCTTCCCAAGTGCTGTCGGCATGATCTACCGATACCACTAATTCAAACGACTTTCCCCAGTCTTCCAACTCTTGCTGGTAAAGCAGTTCTTGTGGTCGCCGGGCTCCATAAAAAACCTGCAAGCTACGTGCCGGCAATTGCCCCTTGAGAAAGCTGTAGATCAATGGACGAAGTGGCGCCAGGCCGAGACCTCCGGCAATGACTATCAGCGGCCGCCGCTTAACCAGGCCAATTGGCCAGCCCTGCCCAAAGGGCCCCCGGACACCCAATTGACTGCCTTCTGGCAATCGGCAAAGGGCCTGGGTTGCGAGCCCCTGGCTTTTGATCGTGTGGATCAGGGGCTCATCACTTGAGGTGCCTGGTCCGCTTGAGGAAATCGCAACCTCTCCCGCGCCAAAGGCATAGAGCATATTGAATTGCCCTGGGTGTATTGAGTCTCGGGATTTGCCTTCCCGCGTGAGTGCCAGGGTTACGGTCCCAGGATACTCTTCACGGCGCTGCTCTATCCGCCATACCTGGGGTATCACGGCTGGCGATCTCCTTGTGAGGGGTGTGGCCCATAGAGGTCCAATAGCTGTATACGTGTTGCCTGTAGTCTATCTGTTGCGATCTTGGCAAACCGCTTCATCAGTTCAAAGCCGAGTCTTGGTTCTCTTTCGCACTTATCCCTGAGACACTTCCCCCCTAACCGCAGGCTGCGTACTGACGTTAGTGCGCGGGCATCGAAGGCCGTACGGTAAGGTGGATAGAGCCAGGACCAGCCAAAAATATCTCCGCCGTGGAGCGTCATCAGGCAAAGGGGGCCGTAGTTGGGCACAAAAGTTTCCACCGCCACACGCCCCGAGCGAATCAGAAAGAAATGATCGGCCGAAGTATTTTCCCTTGCTAAATATTCCCCTTCTTTATAGTGGCCATTTGAGGTGCAGCCGGAGAGGAATTGTAAGTCCTTCTCAGCCAGGCCGTTAAAGAATGGATGCTCATGCAAAAGATCCGTAATTGTTTTCACTTTTGCTCCTGGGCGCGAATTTTCTGCACCTCTTCAGTAATATCGATGCCCACCGGGCACCAAGTGATACAGCGGCCACAACCGATACAGCCGGAAGTATCAAACTGGTCGTACCAAGTCGCCAGCTTGTGAGTCATCCACTGCCGGTAACGAGAGCGGGTATCTGCCCTGACCGAGCCCCCGGACAAATAACTCAAATCAGCAGTGAAACAGGAGTCCCAACGCTCCCAGCGCTCCGCCTCTGCTCCAGTAAGATCGGTGGTATCTTCAACCGTTGAGCAAAAGCAGGTAGGACAGGCCAAGGTGCAATTGGCACAGGATAGACAGCGATCGGCGACCTGCTCCCAAATCGGGCTGTCATAGTTTCGGTAGAGTAGCTCCTTCAAATCTGAGCTATCGAACTGGCGCGGGCCGCTGCGAATTTTTTCAGCGGTACTTTCCACCGCCTGGTGGGCGTCAGAGGTTTCCTCTGGTGTGGCACTTTCTATGGGAAGCTGGTTCAATACTTGTTTGCCAGCGGGGGTACCACTTCGTATCAAGAAAAAGTGTTGCTTGATGTCAATCACTTCCGTCAATACCAGGTCACTGGCCAGTTGTACTTCTGGTCCGGTGTTCATAGAGGTGCAGAAGCAGGTGCTGGCCGCAGTGGTACACTCAACCGCTATGGTGAATAAACCGGCACGGCGTTTCTCATAACTGCTGTTTTTGTATTCACCATGGGTAAACACCTTGTCCTGTATGGCAATACCATGTAGTTCACAGCTGCGCACTCCCAGGAAAGCGTATTTAACAGGTGGTTCTTCGATCTCCAGAATCTGCAATTCCCCGCCAGTGTTGCTCGCCTTCCATATCGGTCGTCGAGGAAGTTGCAAAAACTGTTTCCAGGAGTGTGGTCCAACCGAGTATCCAAAATATGCAGAATCGGAACGGCGCTTTACCCGGTAGCGCCCTCCTTCCTGCTCATCGGTCCAGCCCTGAGGGAGATCTGTTGCTGAGGTTATTTCACCATAGGTAATGGCCCTGTTATGTAATACAGGGCCATGTAATTGATAACCTTCGGTGCGGACTGCCTGGATCAAGGTGTCCAGATCCTCCGCCCGTAGCTTGAGCGATTTCAAAAGACCCGATGACAATCTTTAGTAATAAGGCTACTGGGTAATACTGCCTATATTTCCGGTTCCAGATTGGAATGCAATTGCACTGGCATTACTATTGCCCTGGCTTGTTTCTTGCTGGTTTGTGCTGCCAAACTGAGTCACCATAGCCATATTTCCGGTACCGGATTGGGAAACCATAGTCATGTTTAAGTCGCCGGATTGCATAGTGATAATACTGTGTCCAGAACCCGCTAGCTGCTCTACGTCGGAGTTATTTTGCAAGCCAAATTGCTCAATTTGGATGCTGCTATCTGAAACATTCAGCTGGATGGCATTGGCTGTTTGCTCCAAGTCAAACTGGTCGATATCAATGATCATATTATCGCCATCGTTTTGGGCGCTTCCGGCAGTATGCAACATTCCGTCCTGGTCAATAGACAGGCTCTTTAGCGTACCGGTAGATTGAAATCCGATCCCACTATGCATTGTGCCATTTTGATTCACAGCAATGGAGCTGAACGAGGTCGATGTTTGCGTCGCTCCGGTAAGATTCATACTGCCATCTTGAAATACATTTACCACATCTGACGTTGAATTAAATTGTACGTAGCCTGCACTGTTTGCGTCGCCTGACTGACTTATCAGGACGCCACTTTGAATTGCCGATATCTGTGCTGTAGCAGCCTCATTAGCGGTACCTACCTGGGTATATTGAATTGACGCGCTTTCACTGCCATTCTGAAGTGCAGATAGTGTCATGTTTGCACTTCCCGTTTGCTCAATACTGATGGTGCTGGCTAGCGTTGTATTTGTCTGTTCTCCTTCAGACTGATTGTTATCACCGTCCTGCTCAATAACTATGGAGTTGGCTACGGATGCTGCATCAACCTGTGTGGCCAGCGCACTATTAGCGGTGCCAAACTGGGTGACTTGTGTAGTGTTGTTATTAGCCAGTACATGCCCGTTTATCGCAAGCATTAAAGCCGAACCGATTAGAACCTGAGCTTTCATAAGTACCTTGGATTTTAATTAGCTTGGAAAGAATTGCCGACATATTCCTACCTTACTATTGGACTATGAGTAATCATTGAAGCCTTATCGAACACGCCAATACTAGTGTTCTTATAATCCTGAAACGCTGATTTCTAGTGAGTCCAAGTAACAAAGTATCGAACAGAGTGTTACCGGTATATATGAGGTTGGCTATGGGATAAAAGTATCAATTTTCTAGGAATACAGTCTAAGAGTTACATACGCTAAAATACAATCCTGAAAACCCGATTACATTTGCCAGGCAAATATGTATTTATATACCCAGAGGGATATTGGGCATAACTCATGCGCTATCGGAATGTTCGGTTGTCTTTGGAGTAACCAGGTTGAACCTATCTGACCAGCATCGTCAATTCCTAATCATCTGCTCAATGGGGGCTTTATCGGGAATTGTTTTTCTGGATGAAACTGTTGTCGGGGTGGCCTTACCGGCCATTCGTGATGAGCTGGGATTGGCACACGATACGGCGCATTGGATAATAAACGCGTACTTCCTGACACTTACTTGCTTTGCAGCTTTGGGGGGTAAATGTATTGACATGTTTGGCTTGAGGGTCATATTGGCAATTAGCACACCAATATTTGTAGCCTCTTCCATTTGGGCTGGTTTTACGAACTCAGGTAGTGCACTTATCACAGCACGAGTGTTTCAAGGGGTTAGCGCCGCATTTATATTTTCCTTATCACAAGCGGGCACCTATCTTGCTTTTCCTAAAGACAAGCGCGGATATGCAATTGGCATTTACGCGGCAATTTCTACCGCTTTCTTAGCTGTTGGTCCCATCGCGGGTGGACTCATTACCCACTTTCTTTCATGGCGCTGGATCTTCTGGATTACGATTCCCGTAGTTCTTCTGTCCGCCATTTTTGCCTTACTGGTTTGGAGGCAGCCTGAGGAAAGCTCACTGTCCAGGTCACGACTCGATACTATGGGTGTGGCACTAATGCTCGTCGGTCTTACCGGGCTGGTTTATGCCTTGATGCAAGGAGCAAGGCTTGGTTGGTCCAGTTTCATAATTCTCGGAAGCGGCGTTGTAGGGCTTTTGAGTCTCTTTTTCTTCGGTCGATATGAGCTGCGACAATCTAAACCGCTCATTGATGTCTCACTATTGAGACACCGGCCTTTTATGTCGGCAATCTACCCCTATATTATCGCTGAATATTCTGTTATTGCTACAGCAGTGTTCTTTCCGATCTACCTTCAGGACATCTTGGATTTTACTACCGCTCAGGCCGGCCTGGCCTTGATACCAGCAGTATTACCCTTCCCTCTAGTTTCAATCTATATTGGCCGACTTGCAGACAAGATTGGTTCTCGTCGTATCGTATTAGTAGGTACATTATTGGGAGGTGTCGTAACTATTCTGCTGGCTGTATTGCTTCCCTTTAAGATCTACCCACCATTAGCTGTACTCTTATTGTTATGGGGGGTTGCAATGTCTTGTACTATTGGCCCTGCTCGGCGACTGGCTTCACACGTTGCAACACTAGACAACCAGGGACAGCTGAGTGGAACTATTGTCACTTTACGTCTACTTGGGGCGACTGCTGGTGTCGCAGCCTCCAGTGCTTTACTAACTAATGGTTTTCCAATACCGTCAGTATTCTTGTTAACAGGTATGCTTTTATTAACATCCTTTGTGTCCACCTATTTCTTAATGAAGGGGTAATAGCTAAAGATAAGGAGCTTTACTCAAAAAACTTCATCACTTTTTGATATTTGTATACGATATACCAGCCAAATAAAATTATTGGTACGCTAGTGGCGGCTGTAATCACGTTGCTCAACATCGATAAGTTCAAGCCGATAATAGTCAGTGTAAATTCAAAAATATCGATAAGTACAAGCACAGGGATATAAAAAATCCATAGCTGTTCAAATCCAATTCTTTTTCCAAACGCCAGGCCGAACAGGACTATATAGAAGAGAGAGGATATCAAAAGGCTGACCACTAGCCACCAAGTGGGTGAGCCACCGCTATCATTGGTAAAAGCAAAGTACTGATACAGTAATTCTAAGGGCAGCATGACAAAAAATAGAATCCTCCAAGCTACACTGGGACTGTAGATTGGGTGATTGTCATCGAGCGAACTTTCGGGTGCTTGATAGAGGTTTTGCAAGTCCTCCCCTTTATTGATTGCCTTTCCCATAATCTTTGGTATGCCACGTTTAGCTTCTGTTTGTGTTGTGGAAAAATTTACTAAGCACCAGTTTTCAGAGCCGGACCAGTTTATTGCGGCCATCATAGTGGCTCCTCGCTTTTGCAGGAAGCAGTATCTGCCAATTAACCACTAATCATCCGCTTTTCCTAACTTCTGGAGACTGCTAGATAGACACACAGCTTCTAACTTGTTGGTACTGTGGATTCAAAGATCCCAACTATACTCTCTAACCCGAGTGGTGAGCTGGTTCACACTATTGACAAAAACTTAGGCCGGGTGTTGACTTGACACTTGAGGCTTATTTCACATTGTTCAATTTTTGATAGCTCCAAGTCCTACTGATCTCAACACTGAAATTAAAATAACTTCAGATGGAAGCTAAACATTGACAATCAGGTCTCACTAATATTGCAAATTTGTAGGCTATATTGTCACATTCGAGCGATGAGCTGCCTCACATTATCGATAAACAGTTTTACCAAGTGTTGACTTTGAAGCTGCAAGCAATATGCTCGCTGTTCAAATTTTGATAGTCAAAGAGCCTAGCCGCTAAGCAATGATCATCTCAATTTAGCTCAGGGAATGGCGAGAAGTAACTTTCGGGTTGGTAATTGATACCTGTCCGATGTAGTGGTAAATAATAAGGACATTTCAAGATGCAGAATTTGTATCAGGCACCGGACAGCCCTCTTACAGACTCCATTCCACACTACAGACCCAGTATCGGCTGGAAGATACTCTTTTTAGTCCTCGCACCACTGGAGGTTTACTCACAGTACCTGGGTTTTACTGCTGAAGAGTGGGATCTTCCCATCTGGTGGATGCTTTTTAGCCTGTTGGTATATTTCGTATTTTTTGTCGCTCTTTTCGGCTTGGCCTTTTCGAAAAGAATCGCCTTTTCAAATGCATGGCGCTTCTATTTGCCCATTTTGATTTCTACTGACATATTTGAATTTTTCGACATCATAGGAGAGTTCAATATGTCGGTGCTACGAAACCAGATCATCATTATGATTTGGCTTTCGGTGATATTTTTTACTTGGTATGTCGTCTATAAATATCAAAAAGTAATGCGATATTTTTGATAAATACTTTATTGGAAGGTATTTCCCAAATTACCTGAGCCGGTTTGTGTGGTCAGTGCGATTTCACCACTGCCGACCTGGGATGTTGTTTGAATATTGGAGACGCCATTTTGCGTCACAAGAACACTACTGCTAGTACCGCTATGTTGATTAATCTGGGATGAATTCGAATTACCAAACTGATTAAGTACTAGGGAGCTTGAGAACAAAGATCCATCCTGTCCTTGATCTATTTCTGCCATATTCGCTGAGCCGTCTTGGTTGACCTGGGTAATACAGGAAACAACCTCTATCGCAACAATATTTTCGTTGCCTTGATCAAGATTTACGTTATTAGATGCTCCTGACTGGGTAACCTCGCCCACGCTAGAAGTGATATTTTCCTGGTCCATCAGCGTAAAGTTACTGTCTCCAATTTGAATAATAACGCCTGTTGCTGCAGACATATCGGTTTCCTGTTCTATTCGTCCAGTATTCGTATTGCCGATTTGAGTAACTGATGAGTATTTATGGAGCCGCCATAGGAAAAAATGGCTGAATAACTAAGAAGAAAGCTTGGGATTGTTGTTTGTTCACCGGGCCAACTTGCTGTATAACCATACAGCCCCAGAGTGACCTCTGCCTCATTGTTTGCATATCACGTCATAAGGAACTGGTGTGCGGTATCGACGATAGATAGATCGAAAAACTAGCGCTTGTGCCATGACCCAACCGATAGAATTGCCAACTGGCTACTACCTGGACAACTTCAAAGCGTTGATTGAATTTGTTAGCCAACATTATTCCTGGCTTATCACCACATCTGAGCAAAATTTTTTTAAAACCTTCCAAGAGTTGGATATTTATAGCCAGCGGCTCTATGTGCGTTTGCTATCCCGTAAAGGAGTACCTTCCTCTAGAGGATCGCTTTTCCGCCTGGGGAAGCTTAACTACGGTGAGATAGAGAGCATTGAAAGTGCTGCAGCTGTTTTGGATCGCTCCGGGCTACTTTGCTATAATCCAGTGTTAACGGTACAGGAATATCTACCACTATTTACCAAAGCTGAATTATTTGCGGTAGCCCCCTCAGGTTTACCCAAGTCTTTAAGCCGGCCTTCCCTCGAACAACTATTGCTCGAAGAACCCAGTTCGAGTGACTGGTTTGAGAAGTTGCTGTCTCAGCACAGGGTGCTAGCTGTCCACGGTGCCGAACATTTCCAGACTTTCAAACTGTGCTACTTTGGCAACTTGAACCAGGACCTTACCGACTATGTATTACGGGATCTTGGGCTTTATAGATATGAATCCTATCCGCTGGATAAGCAAAATCTCCCCTTTCAAAGCCGGGCACAAATTGACCAGTATCTGCTCTACTATCAATGCCTGGAGCTGTTAGAAGAGCCATTACTGGAAGATGCAGAAGCCATAATAGCCTTATCTGCTCAACTGCCAGAAGGTATTGATGGTGACTCAACCCTGGCTCGTCGGCTGGACAGGATACGTCTTAAGTTGGCACGGCAGCTTGAGCGGCTCAATGCCCTTGAGCAGGCCGATGCACTATATCAACTTTGTAAAACCCCTCCCGCCCGTGAGCGCCGCGCACGAATTGCCGTAAAGCAAGGGTACGACACTCTAGCATTGGAAATATGCGAGGAAATAATAGCTTCCCCTATGGACCAAGCAGAAAGAGAGTTTGCTCTTAGCTTTGGTTACCGCACAGCCAAACGAAGTGGAGGCCTCAACAACTGGCAGGCACCTCATAAAATCCAAGCCCCCACTGAAGTGATAAGTTTGGCGCAGGGGGAAAGCTGTGTTGAGCTACTGGTGGCAGAGCACCTTGAAGGTTCTAGCGGTGGTGAGTGTTTTTATGTAGAGAACACCCTATTCACCGGTGTGTTGGGCCTCTATATTTGGGACATACTGTTTGCACCTGTGCCTGGTGCTTTTTTCAATCCCTTCCAGGTGGCCCCAGCCGATTTTCGCACCGCGGATTTTTACTATTCCCGTCAAGCGCTATTCAGCCAGCGATTGGCCGAAATAGAGCATGAGTCCTTGAAGTCCCGTGTCCTCTCTACCTTTGCAGAGAAACAAGGTATTGCCAACCCTTTAGTTGCTTGGGAGGCTTTGTCTACAGAACTACTTGAGAAGGCGCTGGATAGAATCCCCCCAAGTCATTGGCGTTCAATTTTTAATCGCATGCTCAGTGATATCACACAGAATAGAAATGGGCTGCCAGACCTCATTTGCTTTACTCCCTTCGGTCACTATGAACTCGTGGAAGTTAAAGGTCCTGGGGATCGCTTACAAAAAAACCAAGAACGCTGGCTGGCGTTTTTTGCTGAAGAGGCGATCCCTCATCGGGTAATTCATGTGGAGTGGCACTAGCTTTGAATAGCTTAGAGTCGGCTGAGACTTTGAATCTTTCTGTGGGAGAGCTAGTCGCTTTTTCCTGCCGCAGCGGAGATTTGATTCGGGAGCCAACTTCAGGGCCCTCTGCCCAAGAAGGGATTCGGGCTCATCAGAAGCTACAAAATCAGCGGCCCAAAGGCGCTGAGGCAGAATACAAGCTCAAGATCCAAATAGATTGGATGAAACAGCAGGTTACTTTGGGCGGCCGGGTTGACATTTTTCACCCGAAAAGTGATTTGCATAAACCGGCTCAGCTGGATGAAATTAAGACCACTTATTTACCTCCATCGAAGTTGCCGGAAGCCGCCAAGAAATTGCATTGGGCCCAGCTAAAAATTTACGGCTATTGCCACTTGGTAAATGAAGGCGCTACAGGTGGTACAGATACAGTTGCCCTGCAAGTTGTCTGGTATAACCTCAAGGAGCGCAAGGCCTATCCAGAATGCATAGAGTACCGCTTTAGTGAGTTAGAGGCCTTCACTCTTGAGGCTCTCACAAAATATTTGTGTTGGCGCAGGGCTTGGCAGGAACATCGGCAACGGCTTATTGATACGGCGAAACAGCTCGCTTTCCCTTTCCCACAATACCGCCCCGGCCAGCGCCAACTGGCAGTGGAAGCCTACCGGTGTTTCCGGGACGGTGGTGGGCTGGTGGCTGAAGCTCCCACGGGAACCGGTAAGACAATCAGCACCCTATTCCCAGCCATAAAGGCAATTGGCGAGGAAAAGCTGGATCAGCTGATTTACCTGACAGCAAAGAATTCCGGTCGGCAAATGGTGCGGGAAACCATTGAGGCACTTCAGGCGAGTGGTTTGAAGTTATCTTTACTTGAAATTCAAGCAAAGGAAAAAACCTGTACCTGTAACCTGGGGCTTTGTACTCGTGATGATGACGGCATCTGTCCGAGAACAAGAGGGTTTTATGATCGACTTCCAGTTGCAATGGATGCCCTGCTCGGCCGACCCCAGTTAACTCCCAAAGAGATTGCTGATGTGGCGGATCAGCAGCAAATCTGCCCCTTTGAACTCTCCCTTCAGGTATTGCCTTGGGTAGACTTGGTGGTATGTGATTTCAATTATGTATTTGACCCTTTGGTACGCCTGACCACTTTTCAGGACCAGCGCAATCGCCGCGCACTGTTAATCGATGAAGCTCACAATTTGATC
It contains:
- a CDS encoding VRR-NUC domain-containing protein — protein: MTQPIELPTGYYLDNFKALIEFVSQHYSWLITTSEQNFFKTFQELDIYSQRLYVRLLSRKGVPSSRGSLFRLGKLNYGEIESIESAAAVLDRSGLLCYNPVLTVQEYLPLFTKAELFAVAPSGLPKSLSRPSLEQLLLEEPSSSDWFEKLLSQHRVLAVHGAEHFQTFKLCYFGNLNQDLTDYVLRDLGLYRYESYPLDKQNLPFQSRAQIDQYLLYYQCLELLEEPLLEDAEAIIALSAQLPEGIDGDSTLARRLDRIRLKLARQLERLNALEQADALYQLCKTPPARERRARIAVKQGYDTLALEICEEIIASPMDQAEREFALSFGYRTAKRSGGLNNWQAPHKIQAPTEVISLAQGESCVELLVAEHLEGSSGGECFYVENTLFTGVLGLYIWDILFAPVPGAFFNPFQVAPADFRTADFYYSRQALFSQRLAEIEHESLKSRVLSTFAEKQGIANPLVAWEALSTELLEKALDRIPPSHWRSIFNRMLSDITQNRNGLPDLICFTPFGHYELVEVKGPGDRLQKNQERWLAFFAEEAIPHRVIHVEWH
- a CDS encoding MFS transporter, with translation MNLSDQHRQFLIICSMGALSGIVFLDETVVGVALPAIRDELGLAHDTAHWIINAYFLTLTCFAALGGKCIDMFGLRVILAISTPIFVASSIWAGFTNSGSALITARVFQGVSAAFIFSLSQAGTYLAFPKDKRGYAIGIYAAISTAFLAVGPIAGGLITHFLSWRWIFWITIPVVLLSAIFALLVWRQPEESSLSRSRLDTMGVALMLVGLTGLVYALMQGARLGWSSFIILGSGVVGLLSLFFFGRYELRQSKPLIDVSLLRHRPFMSAIYPYIIAEYSVIATAVFFPIYLQDILDFTTAQAGLALIPAVLPFPLVSIYIGRLADKIGSRRIVLVGTLLGGVVTILLAVLLPFKIYPPLAVLLLLWGVAMSCTIGPARRLASHVATLDNQGQLSGTIVTLRLLGATAGVAASSALLTNGFPIPSVFLLTGMLLLTSFVSTYFLMKG